The Pedosphaera parvula Ellin514 genome includes a region encoding these proteins:
- a CDS encoding alpha/beta hydrolase family protein yields MIAPLARFIDWSVLQMAYAVIGLKHAPRPKWKLEEALEFLNGPDFIPAASDPAQMEFDGPRHFQFPTPLPGKARENNVVYGRLDRCAERWQQRPAIILLDGAFGIGYHSGLPLLARRINRAGFNAVTLVAPSSLQRRPRRPIEENCLEFAQEIAQNVAEIRALTGWLLNEGCASVGLLGFSFGGWLAGLTACSDPRIACAVLTVPQVRMRCSQPIVWRRVREALQPLRSAQDAMDTTRLNLILSTPVIPKENILLIDGIHNLFGERQWMEDLWQKWEQPEIWRLPHGHVSALFVPGLTGRMLDWLSLRLEAGRKNNV; encoded by the coding sequence ATGATCGCGCCATTGGCAAGATTCATTGATTGGTCAGTTCTTCAGATGGCATACGCCGTTATTGGGCTGAAACACGCGCCCAGGCCAAAATGGAAATTGGAGGAAGCGCTCGAATTTCTGAATGGGCCGGACTTTATCCCCGCCGCAAGCGATCCGGCACAGATGGAATTTGACGGGCCGCGGCATTTCCAATTTCCCACGCCGCTCCCGGGCAAAGCCCGCGAGAACAACGTCGTTTATGGTCGGCTCGATCGGTGCGCGGAACGCTGGCAGCAACGACCGGCTATCATTCTATTGGATGGCGCTTTTGGCATCGGTTATCACTCCGGGCTTCCGTTGCTTGCCCGCCGCATCAATCGGGCCGGATTCAATGCGGTCACATTGGTCGCTCCCTCCAGTCTTCAACGCCGTCCGCGCCGACCCATTGAAGAGAATTGTTTGGAGTTTGCGCAGGAGATTGCACAGAACGTCGCTGAGATTCGCGCGCTGACTGGCTGGCTGCTTAATGAAGGTTGCGCATCCGTCGGGCTTTTGGGTTTTTCGTTTGGGGGATGGCTTGCGGGATTGACTGCGTGCAGCGATCCACGCATCGCCTGTGCCGTTCTGACTGTGCCCCAGGTGCGCATGAGGTGCTCCCAACCAATCGTCTGGCGGCGGGTTCGAGAAGCGCTTCAGCCTCTAAGGTCGGCACAGGATGCAATGGATACGACCCGGTTAAACCTGATTTTATCCACGCCAGTTATCCCGAAAGAAAATATTCTGTTGATTGACGGCATCCATAATCTGTTCGGGGAGCGGCAATGGATGGAGGACCTCTGGCAAAAGTGGGAACAACCTGAAATCTGGCGATTGCCTCACGGTCACGTTAGTGCGCTGTTCGTGCCGGGCTTGACGGGGCGCATGCTTGACTGGCTGTCGCTGAGGTTGGAAGCCGGTCGAAAAAACAACGTATGA
- a CDS encoding RNA polymerase sigma factor — MTTMDDMELLREYATRHSEEAFATLATRHIDLVYSAALRHTRNHHQAQEVTQAVFVVLARKAGSLNPRTVLAGWLFQTARLTAANYVRGEIRRVRREQEACMQSDPNHHTEESWRHVAPILNEIIGGLREKDRDAIVLRFFQGKDYRQVAAVLGATEEAAQMRVSRALEKMRKMFARRGVVLSAAALGGAIAAQGTQAAPAGLAATVVAGAVHGAAMTASTLTLAEGTLKIMAWTKAKVTIGAGVVVLLAFQQHQNAVQAQQIAAARQKLDGQAQALAAEESRAQELEQQTAGILETESSQQKDLERLRTRRKAAGQGSQSLAGAHAPSTLLAATLSDPDAREALRQQLFTAQPHPLEPDHRGTEAG, encoded by the coding sequence ATGACGACGATGGATGACATGGAACTGCTGCGGGAATACGCGACGCGGCATTCCGAGGAGGCGTTCGCCACGCTCGCAACGCGGCATATCGACCTGGTTTATTCGGCGGCGCTGCGCCACACCCGCAACCATCACCAGGCGCAGGAAGTCACCCAGGCGGTTTTCGTCGTTCTCGCCCGCAAAGCCGGTTCGCTCAATCCCCGGACGGTGCTGGCCGGTTGGCTGTTCCAAACGGCGAGACTGACAGCGGCCAATTATGTGCGCGGCGAGATCCGGCGCGTCCGCCGCGAGCAGGAGGCCTGCATGCAATCAGACCCCAACCACCATACCGAAGAATCGTGGCGGCACGTGGCCCCCATCCTGAATGAGATCATCGGCGGCCTGCGCGAAAAAGATCGCGACGCCATCGTGCTGCGGTTTTTCCAGGGCAAGGACTACCGGCAGGTGGCCGCCGTCCTGGGAGCGACCGAAGAAGCGGCGCAAATGCGCGTCAGTCGGGCGCTGGAAAAGATGCGGAAGATGTTTGCCAGGCGGGGCGTCGTGCTGTCGGCGGCGGCATTGGGGGGCGCCATTGCCGCGCAAGGAACCCAGGCGGCACCGGCAGGCTTGGCCGCCACGGTGGTCGCCGGGGCGGTTCACGGCGCGGCAATGACCGCCTCAACCCTGACGCTGGCAGAAGGGACATTGAAAATTATGGCATGGACCAAAGCGAAAGTTACCATCGGTGCGGGCGTGGTTGTCCTGCTCGCGTTTCAGCAACATCAAAACGCCGTGCAAGCGCAGCAGATTGCGGCCGCCCGCCAGAAGTTGGACGGCCAGGCGCAAGCGCTGGCGGCAGAAGAAAGCCGCGCGCAGGAACTGGAACAGCAGACGGCCGGCATTCTCGAAACCGAGAGCAGCCAGCAAAAGGACCTGGAACGATTGCGGACCCGAAGAAAGGCCGCCGGCCAGGGGAGCCAGTCGCTGGCTGGCGCTCACGCGCCATCCACGCTGCTGGCGGCGACCCTGAGCGACCCGGATGCACGGGAGGCGCTGCGCCAGCAGTTGTTCACGGCCCAGCCGCACCCGCTGGAGCCCGATCATCGAGGGACTGAAGCTGGATAA
- a CDS encoding RNA polymerase sigma factor: MNDQTDGQLLRVYAEHSTDSVFAELVRRHLDFVYSAALRMVCDAHLAEDVTQSVFVALANNAARLTNRANLCGWLHQTAQNIAAQTVRTIERRRAREREAATMNQLLSSASEISWEQIAPHLDAALGELGEPDRDALFLRYFKNYDLRTVGTTFGISDDAAQKRVSRALERLRAFLAKRGVTVGAGGLALVISANAVQAAPVGLAVTITATAIAGTAVFTSTAIATTTTIAMTTIQKAFVTATVAVLAGAGIYEARQASHRQDEVQALHQSQGSLINQLEQLRNQYKTATNAQSLSRDQFNELLRLRGEVGNLRSKAKEAEMQREENQRIRSAQASGQNFDDANQPKPGAQQIIDKASWAFVGYASPEDAFQSATWAMTKGDLKTLLNSATPEAQKQMVKDWEGKSENELVEQNVNGMTNVTGYRVLGKIAISEDEVHLLVHTEGEDLTPTFIMQKIGAEWKIANRVKYTPF, from the coding sequence GTGAACGATCAGACCGACGGACAATTATTGCGAGTTTATGCGGAACACAGCACCGATTCGGTTTTTGCTGAATTGGTGCGACGCCATTTAGATTTCGTTTATTCTGCCGCGTTACGCATGGTTTGTGACGCGCACCTTGCCGAGGATGTGACTCAAAGCGTGTTTGTCGCCTTGGCGAACAATGCGGCGCGTCTGACAAATCGCGCAAACCTATGCGGCTGGTTACACCAAACCGCGCAGAACATCGCCGCCCAGACCGTGCGCACGATTGAGCGTCGGCGTGCCCGTGAGCGGGAGGCCGCTACCATGAATCAATTGCTTTCTTCGGCATCCGAGATTTCATGGGAACAAATCGCCCCGCACCTCGACGCCGCGCTCGGCGAATTAGGCGAGCCAGATCGTGACGCCTTGTTTCTCCGCTATTTCAAGAACTATGATTTGCGCACCGTGGGCACAACCTTCGGCATCAGCGATGATGCCGCCCAAAAGCGCGTGAGCCGGGCTCTCGAGCGGCTGCGCGCGTTCCTGGCCAAACGCGGCGTCACCGTTGGCGCAGGCGGACTGGCCCTCGTTATCTCTGCCAATGCTGTGCAGGCCGCACCTGTGGGTTTGGCCGTCACCATTACTGCCACCGCAATCGCAGGGACGGCCGTTTTCACTTCCACCGCAATCGCCACCACCACAACCATTGCCATGACCACGATACAAAAAGCCTTCGTCACCGCCACGGTCGCTGTGCTGGCCGGAGCCGGAATTTACGAAGCTCGTCAAGCGTCACACCGACAGGACGAAGTTCAGGCGCTTCACCAATCGCAAGGCTCGTTGATCAATCAACTTGAGCAATTACGCAATCAGTACAAAACAGCAACCAATGCTCAATCGCTTTCCCGCGACCAGTTTAATGAACTGCTGCGGCTTCGAGGAGAGGTTGGCAATCTTCGGAGCAAAGCCAAAGAGGCTGAAATGCAGCGCGAGGAAAATCAGCGGATCCGCTCCGCGCAGGCATCCGGGCAGAATTTCGATGACGCAAATCAGCCCAAGCCAGGCGCACAGCAAATTATTGACAAGGCGTCGTGGGCCTTTGTGGGATATGCCTCGCCGGAAGATGCATTCCAATCGGCCACTTGGGCGATGACCAAGGGCGACCTAAAAACTTTACTGAACAGTGCAACTCCCGAGGCACAGAAGCAGATGGTCAAGGACTGGGAAGGCAAATCAGAAAATGAATTGGTGGAACAAAATGTCAATGGAATGACGAATGTCACGGGATATCGCGTTCTTGGCAAAATCGCCATTTCGGAAGACGAGGTTCATTTGCTGGTTCATACCGAGGGGGAAGATTTGACTCCTACGTTCATCATGCAAAAAATTGGCGCTGAGTGGAAAATAGCAAATCGGGTGAAATACACGCCATTTTGA
- a CDS encoding LamG-like jellyroll fold domain-containing protein, with protein sequence MKSTMSARWKKQWVPFAAALALSGVRVASAADYPTTILGDHPMAYYRLEETSSTAAVDSSASGAFPGVYNVSGSNPLLGQPGIDTNSIALSVAQPSSVTAGYYDEMNQQAPFSFEIWANPISTDLANYRCPIGNFSGWNTSTQSGWYVYQIAGSPTAFACITASGVWIQSAAVTLFNWYHIVGVYDGTNMSFYLNGTLVGTQSAAGYTANSVNNAGVNPIALGFRGDGSGYGAFDGNLDEFAYYTNALTAAQVLAHYQVGTNSFRVAAAPALLKDTASATNYAGSSAQFSVIASGATPLAYQWYKGGVGGARINGATNSTLSFTAAPVDDGTTYQVIVTNYVGSVTSSVATLTVLTNLQIDAPLTSILRNVGSAAAFEIVAEGAGPITYQWHNGDGSSIPGATNPVLWLPKVQLTNDGASYYVSVMNPYTSVDSDPATLNVQARPVDVPVNGYAKVVLADGPVAFWQLNESTGSGTAVDTVGSFDGSYVASTGGFNFGVPTGVPHDTNVAVGITGGATVNIPYAIEINPPGAFSVEGWFQPASLAANGNDYRTPLSSMSNPYGAGPTGWLVYQTGGNNWAWWPYNGFWTGAQLTDTDPIVAGQWYYLVMTYDGATFTFYVNGVAKASGTDSGFVQNGNVPAGGAASYNHNYNTNPGLPSGSSPTVLGWRSDAGFNPFVGNMDDVAVYNKVLTPSQIQSHFLNTTHLSITISGTKVVVSWPVGTLQSSSNVGGPYSNVIGATSPYTNSISGTKFFRVQVQ encoded by the coding sequence ATGAAATCAACTATGTCGGCTCGGTGGAAAAAGCAGTGGGTGCCATTCGCGGCGGCGCTGGCGCTGTCAGGTGTTCGCGTGGCCAGTGCGGCAGATTATCCCACCACAATTCTGGGGGATCATCCGATGGCTTACTATCGTTTGGAGGAAACTTCCAGCACGGCCGCCGTTGATAGCAGCGCGTCGGGTGCGTTTCCTGGCGTTTATAATGTCAGCGGCTCCAATCCATTGCTGGGACAACCCGGCATAGATACCAACTCCATTGCGCTGTCGGTGGCTCAACCTTCTTCAGTCACGGCCGGCTATTATGACGAGATGAATCAGCAAGCTCCGTTCTCGTTCGAGATTTGGGCCAATCCGATCAGCACCGACCTGGCCAATTATCGTTGTCCCATCGGCAATTTTTCCGGCTGGAACACGTCAACGCAGTCGGGCTGGTATGTTTATCAAATAGCGGGCTCGCCGACGGCATTTGCCTGCATTACCGCGAGTGGTGTCTGGATTCAATCTGCGGCTGTTACGCTGTTCAACTGGTATCACATCGTAGGCGTTTATGATGGAACCAACATGAGTTTTTATTTGAACGGCACATTGGTTGGCACCCAGAGCGCTGCGGGTTACACAGCAAATTCAGTCAATAATGCCGGAGTCAATCCAATTGCCTTGGGCTTCCGCGGTGATGGGTCAGGGTATGGCGCCTTCGATGGTAACCTGGATGAATTCGCCTATTACACCAATGCGCTGACGGCCGCCCAGGTTCTGGCTCACTATCAGGTGGGAACAAATTCTTTCCGAGTGGCCGCCGCGCCGGCACTTCTGAAGGACACGGCATCGGCCACCAATTACGCGGGATCCAGCGCACAATTTAGCGTCATCGCCAGCGGGGCGACGCCGCTGGCGTATCAGTGGTACAAGGGAGGTGTCGGAGGTGCCCGGATCAATGGCGCCACGAACAGCACATTGTCGTTCACCGCCGCCCCGGTTGATGACGGCACGACTTATCAAGTGATTGTCACCAACTATGTTGGTTCCGTCACCAGCAGCGTGGCTACCCTGACCGTTCTGACCAATCTTCAAATTGACGCCCCGTTGACTTCCATCTTGCGCAATGTTGGTAGTGCGGCGGCGTTTGAAATTGTGGCGGAAGGAGCAGGACCAATCACATACCAATGGCATAATGGAGACGGCAGCAGCATCCCCGGAGCCACCAACCCGGTGTTGTGGTTGCCGAAGGTGCAACTGACAAACGATGGTGCGAGCTATTATGTCAGCGTGATGAATCCGTATACTTCCGTCGACAGCGATCCGGCCACGTTGAATGTCCAGGCTCGTCCGGTGGATGTGCCGGTCAATGGTTATGCTAAAGTAGTGCTTGCTGACGGTCCGGTGGCCTTCTGGCAATTGAACGAATCGACGGGCAGCGGCACGGCGGTTGACACCGTTGGCAGCTTTGATGGGAGCTATGTTGCGAGCACGGGTGGCTTCAACTTTGGCGTTCCGACCGGTGTGCCGCACGATACGAATGTGGCTGTGGGCATTACCGGGGGTGCGACCGTCAACATTCCCTATGCGATCGAAATTAATCCACCAGGGGCGTTTTCAGTGGAAGGTTGGTTCCAACCTGCGTCATTGGCCGCCAATGGCAATGATTACCGGACGCCTTTGTCTTCCATGAGCAATCCGTATGGCGCTGGCCCGACTGGCTGGCTGGTTTATCAAACCGGGGGCAATAATTGGGCTTGGTGGCCTTACAACGGCTTTTGGACAGGCGCTCAATTGACCGATACTGATCCCATTGTTGCCGGGCAATGGTATTATTTAGTGATGACCTATGACGGCGCTACGTTCACCTTCTATGTGAATGGTGTGGCAAAAGCTTCCGGGACGGACAGTGGATTTGTCCAGAACGGGAACGTGCCGGCTGGCGGTGCCGCCAGTTACAACCATAATTACAACACCAATCCCGGCTTGCCCAGCGGCAGCAGCCCGACCGTTCTGGGCTGGCGTTCGGACGCCGGCTTCAATCCGTTTGTTGGCAACATGGACGATGTAGCCGTGTATAACAAGGTCCTGACACCTTCACAGATTCAGAGTCATTTCCTGAACACAACGCATCTATCCATCACGATTTCCGGCACTAAGGTTGTCGTTTCCTGGCCGGTGGGAACGCTCCAGTCATCAAGCAATGTTGGGGGACCTTATTCCAACGTTATCGGAGCAACGTCACCTTATACCAATTCAATCAGTGGCACGAAATTCTTCCGTGTGCAGGTGCAGTAA
- a CDS encoding DUF4339 domain-containing protein yields the protein MQIYVRRNEQTLGPYMPAELRTRLASGELGADDFAWHDGLVDWQPLSEVLSAFSLGLHAAPSATLRPSGFGKASFIIALAGGVAWIAITIAAGVADSKGTSDSSPVMMIVGCAFLLNIVANLAGMVLGIIALTKPASNKWMAVTGLVVNFTELAGVGFLVRS from the coding sequence ATGCAAATTTACGTCAGAAGGAACGAGCAAACATTGGGGCCATACATGCCAGCCGAGTTGCGTACGCGGCTTGCATCCGGGGAGTTGGGAGCGGATGATTTTGCCTGGCATGATGGACTCGTAGATTGGCAGCCGCTTTCCGAGGTCTTAAGCGCGTTTTCCCTGGGCTTGCATGCGGCGCCATCGGCAACTCTGAGGCCCTCCGGTTTTGGAAAAGCATCGTTTATCATTGCTTTGGCAGGGGGTGTGGCCTGGATTGCGATTACGATTGCTGCCGGAGTTGCGGATAGCAAGGGCACCAGCGACTCGAGCCCGGTGATGATGATTGTGGGATGTGCCTTTCTGTTGAACATTGTCGCCAATTTGGCAGGCATGGTCCTGGGAATCATCGCGCTCACCAAGCCCGCTTCCAACAAATGGATGGCGGTTACGGGTCTTGTCGTTAATTTCACTGAGTTGGCAGGGGTCGGGTTTCTGGTCAGATCATGA